The following coding sequences are from one Desulfosporosinus orientis DSM 765 window:
- a CDS encoding EamA family transporter, with amino-acid sequence MAFITDVRPFAVALFSILLGATGQFLFRYGMLGYGKVSAAGIWRQLGSIILTPAIFFGFACFGVSSILWLTVISRWQLSYAYPLVSLGYVIAILYGSLFLHEELTWPKVFGCLLILAGMSVLGLWGQSS; translated from the coding sequence ATGGCATTTATTACGGATGTTCGTCCCTTCGCAGTTGCCTTATTTTCAATTTTGTTAGGTGCGACAGGGCAATTCTTGTTTCGCTATGGTATGCTTGGGTATGGAAAAGTTTCTGCTGCCGGAATCTGGCGGCAGTTAGGTTCGATAATATTAACGCCGGCAATTTTTTTTGGCTTTGCTTGCTTCGGAGTTAGTTCTATCCTTTGGTTGACGGTGATTTCACGTTGGCAGCTTAGTTATGCCTATCCGCTGGTTTCCTTGGGGTATGTCATCGCCATACTCTATGGTTCTTTGTTTCTTCATGAGGAGCTTACCTGGCCAAAAGTATTCGGCTGTTTGCTGATTCTGGCTGGGATGAGTGTCTTAGGACTATGGGGGCAGTCCTCGTGA
- a CDS encoding acyl-CoA dehydratase activase, with protein MKRAGLDLGSVNTKLVVLDQDKQVFKRVVPSRFDSVQAGKALLKDYEEQHGEKPAKLVVTGYGRVNFPEGRVITEITCQGRGCHEYFPEHSYILDLGGQDAKVIKKNADGKILQFIMNDKCAAGTGRFLDVILKGLDLTPQELDLAAEAKPMPINSMCTVFAESEVITMLAKGVPKPEVVAGLFKSTAKRLGNFVESVGHPESLIFTGGGAHYLLLVRFLERELKSEVVIPPEPELTAALGAALLA; from the coding sequence ATGAAACGGGCAGGGTTAGATCTGGGCTCGGTTAATACAAAATTAGTGGTATTAGATCAAGATAAACAAGTATTCAAGCGGGTAGTGCCGTCTCGTTTTGATTCGGTACAAGCTGGAAAAGCTTTATTGAAGGATTATGAAGAACAGCATGGAGAAAAACCAGCAAAACTCGTGGTCACCGGGTATGGGAGAGTGAACTTTCCTGAGGGCCGGGTCATTACGGAAATTACATGTCAAGGAAGAGGCTGTCATGAATATTTTCCGGAGCACTCCTATATTCTTGATCTAGGGGGACAAGACGCTAAGGTCATTAAGAAGAATGCTGACGGCAAGATTCTTCAGTTTATTATGAATGATAAGTGTGCTGCCGGAACCGGTCGTTTTTTAGATGTTATTCTCAAAGGGTTAGATTTGACCCCGCAAGAGCTGGATTTAGCAGCGGAGGCCAAACCCATGCCTATTAACTCTATGTGTACGGTGTTTGCCGAGTCGGAAGTTATTACCATGCTCGCTAAGGGAGTTCCTAAACCTGAAGTAGTTGCCGGCCTTTTCAAAAGTACTGCCAAACGCTTGGGGAATTTTGTTGAATCCGTCGGCCATCCGGAGAGCCTGATATTTACCGGCGGCGGTGCCCACTATTTGCTGTTGGTGCGATTTCTGGAGCGGGAGCTGAAGAGTGAGGTTGTCATTCCGCCGGAACCTGAATTAACCGCTGCATTGGGTGCGGCTCTGCTGGCATAA
- a CDS encoding double-cubane-cluster-containing anaerobic reductase, which translates to MENRELWERLNMDLVKHDEFLAPVPQIFTQLFLERKDRPAGMGYFDAVVGDVHGIRVHELFAMKEAGAKVFSTFCVYVPEEIVVATGSASIGLCAGAQFTVPSGEKVLPRNMCPLIKSTMGFKLDRICPYFQVSDWVIGETTCDGKKKAWEILNEHIPTYVMELPQKKNAKDSKLWEEEVREFAAFIERETKVTLTAENLSEGIEKINNKRKALQRLADLRKHNPAPIHGLDVLLINQLSFFDDPVRFAAQVNALCDELDERVKEGRGVAPADAPRILVTGTPQPLPAWKLHALVEQAGAVVVGEETCTGERYYKDMTEPAGSLQEMLANISKRPLKVNCACFTPNQGRLEDIVHMAKNLKADAVIDFNLQFCQPYGVEGYFVAKELEKQNIPFLRLESDFSEEDQGQLLTRIEALVEMIRG; encoded by the coding sequence ATGGAGAACAGGGAGTTATGGGAACGCTTAAATATGGATCTGGTTAAACATGATGAATTTTTAGCGCCTGTGCCTCAGATTTTTACACAACTCTTTTTAGAGCGCAAGGATCGTCCCGCAGGCATGGGCTATTTTGATGCAGTGGTTGGAGATGTTCATGGTATTCGGGTTCATGAGCTTTTTGCCATGAAAGAAGCCGGAGCCAAGGTGTTTTCAACATTTTGTGTATATGTTCCGGAAGAAATCGTGGTCGCAACGGGAAGTGCCAGTATTGGACTATGCGCCGGAGCACAATTCACTGTGCCTTCCGGAGAAAAAGTACTGCCCCGCAATATGTGTCCTCTTATTAAGTCAACTATGGGTTTCAAATTAGACCGGATCTGTCCCTATTTCCAAGTTTCAGATTGGGTGATAGGAGAAACCACCTGTGACGGCAAGAAAAAGGCTTGGGAAATCTTAAATGAACATATTCCTACCTATGTTATGGAGCTTCCTCAAAAGAAAAATGCGAAGGACTCAAAGCTTTGGGAAGAAGAGGTCAGGGAATTTGCGGCCTTTATTGAAAGGGAAACGAAGGTGACCCTGACTGCAGAAAATTTGTCAGAGGGTATAGAAAAGATCAATAATAAACGGAAAGCATTGCAAAGGTTGGCTGATTTAAGAAAGCATAACCCTGCGCCGATTCACGGTTTAGATGTTTTGTTAATTAATCAGCTTTCTTTCTTCGATGATCCTGTTCGCTTTGCCGCCCAAGTCAATGCGCTGTGTGACGAGCTGGATGAACGGGTCAAAGAAGGACGTGGAGTGGCTCCTGCCGATGCACCGCGCATCCTTGTAACAGGTACCCCTCAGCCTCTGCCGGCTTGGAAACTTCACGCTTTAGTAGAACAAGCCGGGGCAGTTGTGGTTGGTGAGGAAACTTGCACAGGAGAACGTTATTATAAAGATATGACGGAGCCTGCCGGCAGTCTTCAGGAAATGCTTGCAAATATTTCTAAACGTCCTTTAAAAGTAAATTGTGCCTGTTTCACGCCCAACCAGGGACGGTTGGAGGATATTGTGCACATGGCTAAAAACCTCAAAGCAGATGCCGTGATTGACTTTAACCTTCAGTTCTGCCAGCCCTATGGAGTAGAAGGGTATTTTGTAGCTAAAGAACTGGAAAAACAAAACATACCGTTCCTGCGGCTGGAAAGCGATTTCTCAGAGGAAGACCAAGGTCAGCTCTTAACCAGAATAGAGGCTCTTGTCGAGATGATTCGGGGATGA
- a CDS encoding SCP2 sterol-binding domain-containing protein: MSVRAELQELVEKMNTNPEHIASEKDRIFQINLEESGPLQIIINAGQVQVAEGTSPDAEVTLILNEKNFSKLLNDKLNTTMAFMTGGLKVEGKLGLALKLQEIVKHYQ; the protein is encoded by the coding sequence ATGTCAGTTCGAGCAGAGCTGCAAGAGCTTGTGGAAAAAATGAATACGAATCCTGAACATATTGCTTCGGAAAAAGACCGGATCTTTCAAATTAATCTTGAAGAAAGCGGTCCGCTGCAAATTATCATTAATGCCGGGCAGGTTCAGGTCGCAGAGGGAACTTCCCCGGATGCAGAAGTCACACTAATTCTCAACGAAAAAAACTTTTCCAAATTGTTAAATGACAAGTTAAATACCACCATGGCTTTTATGACCGGCGGCTTAAAGGTTGAAGGCAAATTAGGCTTAGCCTTAAAACTTCAAGAAATTGTCAAACACTATCAATAG
- a CDS encoding Nif3-like dinuclear metal center hexameric protein yields MAVSVGLVAQVIENIAPKYWAEEWDNVGLLVGSGSKPVKRILLCLDCTLEVVEEAKAFDAQLILAHHPIIFKPLKNLRADNGAAQVPLRILQYDIACYAAHTNLDQSNISSSKVLGKLLGLEKIELLERIYDNRDDQLERGYGVYGYLKESHKFGVVWKDFLDKLKKSRVYAQDYELSGVRLAGSLDKEIRKIAIVNGSGGRFVPKALFKGADLLITGDVDHHALLDALDGSLAIADLGHFLSEAPMLQSLYEHLTAEKALQGVEIRVSSVNRSPWL; encoded by the coding sequence ATGGCTGTTTCAGTTGGATTAGTTGCTCAGGTAATTGAAAACATTGCCCCTAAATATTGGGCAGAAGAATGGGATAATGTCGGATTGCTGGTTGGGAGTGGTTCGAAACCTGTTAAGCGCATTCTCCTTTGTTTGGATTGCACGTTAGAGGTTGTGGAAGAAGCGAAAGCATTTGATGCACAACTCATTTTGGCTCATCATCCGATTATTTTTAAACCACTAAAAAACCTGCGGGCAGATAATGGGGCGGCTCAAGTACCCTTGCGGATTTTGCAATACGATATTGCCTGCTACGCTGCCCACACTAACTTAGATCAATCGAATATTTCTTCAAGCAAGGTGCTTGGAAAACTGCTGGGTTTGGAAAAGATCGAGCTTTTAGAGCGGATTTACGATAATCGGGATGACCAATTGGAACGGGGATATGGAGTCTATGGATATCTTAAGGAATCTCATAAATTTGGTGTGGTGTGGAAGGATTTCTTAGACAAGCTGAAAAAATCCCGAGTCTATGCTCAAGACTATGAATTATCAGGAGTTCGTTTGGCAGGGTCCTTAGACAAGGAGATAAGAAAAATTGCCATTGTTAATGGCAGTGGAGGACGATTTGTGCCTAAGGCTTTGTTTAAAGGTGCCGATCTCCTTATCACAGGGGATGTTGATCACCATGCTCTTTTGGATGCACTTGACGGAAGCCTGGCCATTGCTGATTTAGGGCACTTTTTAAGCGAGGCACCGATGCTTCAGTCACTATATGAGCATCTAACTGCAGAGAAAGCCCTTCAGGGCGTCGAAATTCGAGTCAGCAGTGTTAATCGTTCCCCTTGGCTATAA
- a CDS encoding tRNA (adenine(22)-N(1))-methyltransferase, whose protein sequence is MTLSVALGPRLQTVASYVPKGSRLGDIGTDHAYLPIFLMESQQITQAVAVDVHAGPYQSALSAVKGRGLEGDIDVRLGDGLMPLKAGEANVLTLAGMGGRTMLDIFAARPDMLKDVSDLIVQPQGAEGTLRLELLEAGWRLKAEQLVEEEERIYVVMAFAKETGQSMAELLEREAVWGERLHPLFEKEASSSDADFPGLVHKLVWDFGPLILEEGQPLLLKLFDEYNGRLMRQKTQMEKSKSPEVIAKIREVSVKMALVEGLRKWLFQLD, encoded by the coding sequence ATGACTTTATCCGTTGCATTAGGTCCGCGGCTTCAAACAGTGGCATCATATGTCCCCAAGGGTTCAAGACTTGGAGATATTGGTACGGACCATGCCTATTTGCCTATATTCCTCATGGAGTCGCAGCAAATAACCCAAGCAGTGGCAGTTGACGTCCATGCAGGCCCTTATCAATCCGCTTTGTCGGCCGTTAAAGGAAGGGGCTTGGAAGGGGACATCGATGTGAGGCTGGGGGATGGGCTAATGCCCCTTAAAGCCGGTGAAGCGAATGTCTTAACCCTAGCTGGTATGGGTGGAAGAACGATGCTTGATATTTTCGCTGCTCGTCCTGACATGTTAAAGGATGTGTCTGATTTAATTGTTCAGCCTCAGGGGGCGGAAGGTACTCTTCGCTTAGAATTGCTGGAGGCAGGCTGGCGGCTGAAGGCGGAACAGTTAGTTGAGGAAGAAGAGCGGATTTATGTTGTCATGGCCTTTGCCAAGGAAACAGGGCAAAGCATGGCCGAATTGCTGGAGAGGGAAGCAGTTTGGGGTGAGCGTTTACACCCTCTTTTTGAGAAGGAGGCCAGCTCCTCGGATGCAGATTTTCCGGGTCTTGTACATAAGTTAGTTTGGGATTTCGGGCCACTTATTTTGGAGGAAGGTCAACCTTTATTATTGAAACTATTTGATGAGTACAACGGCAGGTTGATGCGGCAAAAAACACAAATGGAAAAATCAAAGAGTCCGGAGGTTATTGCTAAGATTAGAGAAGTCTCTGTTAAGATGGCTCTAGTGGAGGGATTGAGGAAATGGCTGTTTCAGTTGGATTAG